One Xiphophorus hellerii strain 12219 chromosome 1, Xiphophorus_hellerii-4.1, whole genome shotgun sequence DNA segment encodes these proteins:
- the atp5f1e gene encoding ATP synthase F(1) complex subunit epsilon, mitochondrial — MVAYWRQAGLSYIRFSAICASAVRAALKPQFKVEALKAAEANVKVIKPKTA; from the exons ATGGTTGCATACTGGAGACAGGCAGGCCTGAG CTACATCCGCTTCTCCGCTATCTGCGCCAGCGCTGTGCGGGCTGCGCTGAAGCCGCAGTTCAAAGTCGAGGCACTGAAGGCCGCAGAAGCCAACGTCAAAGTCATCAAGCCAAAAACAGCAT GA
- the LOC116725235 gene encoding PRELI domain containing protein 3B isoform X2, with the protein MKIWASEHIFNHPWETVTKAAMQKYPNPMNPSVFGVDVLDRNVDSDGRLHSTRLLSTEWGLPAIAKSIIGVTRTCTYVQEHSVVDPKQKTFELQSTNISFTNLVSVDEKLTYKPHPEDPGKTVLTQEALISVKGVSLSSYLEGLMANTISVNANKGREAMEWVIRRLNTEIEELAATARGSMRVPMAAAVTEK; encoded by the exons ATGAAGATCTGGGCGTCAGAGCACATTTTCAA CCACCCATGGGAGACGGTGACCAAGGCAGCGATGCAGAAGTACCCCAACCCGATGAACCCCAGTGTGTTTGGTGTTGATGTTCTGGACAGAAATGTTGACTCAGATGGACGGTTACACAGCACCAGACTCCTTAGCACAGAGTGGGGGCTTCCCGCCATAGCAAAATCT ATCATTGGAGTAACAAGAACATGCACGTATGTTCAAGAGCATTCGGTCGTGGACCCCAAGCAGAAAACATTTGAGCTGCAGTCAACAAAT ATCTCCTTCACTAACCTCGTATCTGTCGATGAGAAGTTGACGTACAAGCCGCATCCAGAAGACCCTGGAAA AACAGTGTTAACTCAGGAGGCGCTGATCAGTGTAAAAGGCGTCAGTCTGAGCAGCTATCTAGAGGGACTCATGGCTAATACTATATCTGTTAATGCCAATAAG GGTCGGGAGGCAATGGAGTGGGTCATCAGACGGCTGAACACTGAGATCGAGGAGCTAGCAGCCACTGCTCGTGGCTCTATGCGTGTTCCCATGGCAGCTGCTGTCACAGAAAAATGA
- the LOC116725235 gene encoding PRELI domain containing protein 3B isoform X1 encodes MKIWASEHIFNHPWETVTKAAMQKYPNPMNPSVFGVDVLDRNVDSDGRLHSTRLLSTEWGLPAIAKSIIGVTRTCTYVQEHSVVDPKQKTFELQSTNISFTNLVSVDEKLTYKPHPEDPGNGLLCAFRTVLTQEALISVKGVSLSSYLEGLMANTISVNANKGREAMEWVIRRLNTEIEELAATARGSMRVPMAAAVTEK; translated from the exons ATGAAGATCTGGGCGTCAGAGCACATTTTCAA CCACCCATGGGAGACGGTGACCAAGGCAGCGATGCAGAAGTACCCCAACCCGATGAACCCCAGTGTGTTTGGTGTTGATGTTCTGGACAGAAATGTTGACTCAGATGGACGGTTACACAGCACCAGACTCCTTAGCACAGAGTGGGGGCTTCCCGCCATAGCAAAATCT ATCATTGGAGTAACAAGAACATGCACGTATGTTCAAGAGCATTCGGTCGTGGACCCCAAGCAGAAAACATTTGAGCTGCAGTCAACAAAT ATCTCCTTCACTAACCTCGTATCTGTCGATGAGAAGTTGACGTACAAGCCGCATCCAGAAGACCCTGGAAA TGGTTTGCTTTGTGCTTTCAGAACAGTGTTAACTCAGGAGGCGCTGATCAGTGTAAAAGGCGTCAGTCTGAGCAGCTATCTAGAGGGACTCATGGCTAATACTATATCTGTTAATGCCAATAAG GGTCGGGAGGCAATGGAGTGGGTCATCAGACGGCTGAACACTGAGATCGAGGAGCTAGCAGCCACTGCTCGTGGCTCTATGCGTGTTCCCATGGCAGCTGCTGTCACAGAAAAATGA
- the bpifcl gene encoding lipopolysaccharide-binding protein: MLPCVMVVFVLLSCACGENPAVQVILTNKGLQYGKHEGTGWIQKELEQITFPDISGSVNIYIGNVYYTLSGVTIKKCDLPEPNVEFVQQKGLTTSIAGLSFALTGEWRTRFHAIHDGGSFDMAIFNIDVTSAVQLGSDAGGHLSVSSIYCKASVGDVAMEFYGGASWIFQPFVKHFKGHIIGRIQSQICPEVENSIMDLDHHLQAMNVSFDVNEVLNFDVPLTGVPDIEPSNMKLGLKGEFNSIKTHKEPPFVAQEFILPELPGYMLSVGISEFTLNSASFGYFSAGELQALINDSMIPPYIPFHLNTSSMGAFIPQLPKMYPGLLMNLQVYARQAPMFSFQPGSGILDVHVGVKATAIEANGTQVPLFTLYVDSSFTSKMMIADGKLKGSMMLNNVTLTLGPSEIGVFKTDALENGIRTGMVMALRKLNAKLGEGTILPRMKHAQLVNTVLEMQKGFVAIYSDVQILQTDRSSYLSTSYL; this comes from the exons atgcttccatgTGTGATGGTAGTTTTTGTGCTCCTGTCGTGTGCCTGTGGAGAGAACCCTGCAGTACAAGTCATCCTGACAAACAAAGGGCTTCAGTACG GAAAACATGAGGGCACAGGATGGATCCAGAAGGAGTTGGAGCAAATAACCTTTCCTGACATCAGTGGCAGCGTTAACATCTACATCGGAAATGTATACTACACACTATCAGG TGTGACTATAAAAAAGTGCGACCTTCCAGAGCCCAACGTAGAGTTTGTCCAGCAGAAAGGCTTGACGACATCAATAGCAGGTCTCAGTTTTGCTCTTACTGGGGAGTGGAGGACTCGTTTTCATGCGAT ACATGACGGCGGATCATTCGACATGGCTATATTTAACATCGACGTGACCTCTGCAGTGCAGCTCGGGAGTGATGCTGGGGGGCATCTGTCTGTCAGCAGCATCTACTGTAAAGCTTCGGTCGGAGATGTGGCCATGGAGTTCTACGGTGGAGCCAg TTGGATTTTCCAGCCATTTGTCAAGCATTTCAAAGGACATATCATTGGGAGAATACAAAGTCAA ATCTGTCCTGAAGTTGAGAACTCCATCATGGACTTAGACCACCATCTACAGGCAATGAACG TTTCCTTTGACGTAAATGAAGTTCTTAACTTTGACGTCCCCCTCACTGGCGTCCCTGACATTGAACCTTCGAATATGAAGTTAGGGTTAAAG GGGGAGTTCAACAGCATCAAAACTCACAAGGAGCCTCCATTTGTGGCCCAGGAGTTCATCTTGCCTGAGCTGCCAGGTTATATGCTGTCAGTGGGCATATCAGAGTTCACGCTGAACTCTGCCTCATTTGGGTACTTCTCAGCAGGGGAGCTTCAGGCCCTCATCAATGACAGCATG ATACCGCCATATATTCCTTTCCACCTGAATACCTCATCAATGGGAGCGTTCATCCCTCAG cTTCCCAAGATGTATCCGGGTTTGCTGATGAATCTTCAGGTGTATGCCAGACAGGCTCCAATGTTTTCCTTCCAGCCCGGCTCTGGTATTCTGGATGTCCACGTTGGTGTAAAGGCCACTGCCATTGAAGCCAATGGTACACAGGTCCCTCTGTTCACACTCTACGTT GACTCAAGTTTCACCAGTAAAATGATGATTGCTGACGGAAAGCTGAAGGGCTCCATGATGTTGAATAA TGTTACCTTGACACTGGGGCCAAGCGAAATTGGAGTCTTTAAG ACTGATGCTTTGGAAAATGGAATAAGGACTGGGATGGTTATGGCCTTACGTAAACTGAATG caaaactgGGAGAAGGGACCATTTTACCAAGAATGAAACACGCACAACTGGTCAACACAGTCCTGGAAATGCAGAAG GGGTTTGTAGCCATTTATTCAGATGTGCAGATTCTGCAAACAGACAGAAGCTCCTACTTATCAACATCATACTTGTGA